The region TCGGGGATTTCGGCACCGTAGAAGTCAAGCTGACGCAACAGGGCACCCACGGTCTGCCGCTCGTCGGCCGGCAGAGTCTGATGCTCCAGCCAGGCCCGGCCGCGGGTGCCGAAGAGATCGGTCACCGGCGGCCGCGGCAGCATGTTGCGGTGCAGCACTGCCTGGACCTGGTTCTTCACCCCCATCCGGCCGCGCACAAGCTCCGCCCGGTGCGCCGACAGGCGCCGCAGCATCCTGATCCGCTCGCCCGGCGGCCAGGTGCCCGGCAGAAAGTCAGCGGACAGCACCTGGGCCGGGTTACGGGCGTCGACCTTGTCGGTCTTGACCTTCGCCCCGGCGATCGCCCGGGTCTTGACCGGATTGCAGATCGCCACTCGGACCACGTACGGCTCCAACAGCACCGCCACCGTACTCGCGTTGCCAGTGGCCTCCAGCGCCACCTGGTCGTCCGGGCGCAGCCCGGCGGCGAACTCCCGCAGCGCCTGCGGTCGGCAATCCACTCGGCCCCAGGCCGTGACCAGCCTCCTCGACCGCCGCAATCTGCGCGAAGTCACGGTGGATGTCCAAACCGATGAACCGCCCCACCGTCCGCCTCCCTGTGTCGGCGCAGACCCGATGCGGGGATCAGCTGTAGCGACCGCCGCGCTGTTCATCGGCACGGGGGCTTTCCATCAAGGGTTCTGAACGAACGCTCAGCCCGTTGGACCTCGGGCCGTCCTGAGGCGCATTGCGCGGAACAGCCGCCCCGTCATGCCCAGACGCCGGTACGTGGTGATCGCGGGCGCGTTGTCGGCGTCGGCCATCAGCGCGGCCCGGCCATGGCGTTCAACGAGGGTGTCCAGGACGAA is a window of Streptomyces sp. NBC_00271 DNA encoding:
- a CDS encoding IS110 family transposase, with protein sequence MTSRRLRRSRRLVTAWGRVDCRPQALREFAAGLRPDDQVALEATGNASTVAVLLEPYVVRVAICNPVKTRAIAGAKVKTDKVDARNPAQVLSADFLPGTWPPGERIRMLRRLSAHRAELVRGRMGVKNQVQAVLHRNMLPRPPVTDLFGTRGRAWLEHQTLPADERQTVGALLRQLDFYGAEIPEVERRPAAGALDDPVVRRLMTIPRVDAMTAVTVPAAVGDLHRFTNADELVSYSGVNPRVRQSGGTPAHHGRITKARLNNPVIRRRGGAPRPRRPDPVLPHHQASPS